From Vicia villosa cultivar HV-30 ecotype Madison, WI unplaced genomic scaffold, Vvil1.0 ctg.002312F_1_1, whole genome shotgun sequence, the proteins below share one genomic window:
- the LOC131638420 gene encoding ABC transporter I family member 10-like, which yields MNLSSLSITAQHRVAPLYSTLPTAATRGKSVDSVAIEGRNLNFSFTARQTKDVQALRDCSLRIPSGQFWMLLGPNGCGKSTLLKILAGLLTPSSGTVYVKEPKSFVFQNPDHQVVMPTVDSDVAFGLGKINLADDEVRSRVSQALHAVGLADYMKRSVQTLSGGQKQRVAIAGALAEACKVLLLDELTTFLDETDQVGVIKAVRNCLDTSEEVTALWVTHRLEELEYADGAIYMEDGKVVMHGDAASIRRFIEARQSAYINQINS from the exons ATGAATCTCTCTTCTCTCAGTATTACCGCTCAGCATCGTGTTGCTCCTCTATATTCTACACTTCCTACTGCTGCTACTAG GGGTAAAAGTGTGGATAGTGTTGCAATTGAAGGTCGTAATCTGAATTTTTCATTCACCGCGAGGCAAACCAAGGATGTACAGGCTCTTAGAGATTGCTCTCTCCGCATTCCTTCTGGGCAGTTTTGGATGCTTCTTGGACCCAATGGGTGTGGAAAATCAACACTCTTGAAG ATTTTGGCTGGTCTATTGACTCCATCTTCAGGAACAGTATATGTGAAAGAACCTAAAAGTTTTGTTTTCCAAAATCCAGATCATCAG GTGGTGATGCCTACAGTCGATTCTGATGTTGCATTTGGTCTTGGTAAAATCAATTTGGCCGATGATGAAGTCAGATCTAGGGTGTCCCAAGCTTTACATGCTGTTGGTTTAGCTGACTACATGAAG AGATCTGTCCAAACTCTGAGTGGTGGCCAGAAGCAGAGGGTTGCCATTGCTGGTGCTCTAGCAGAAGCTTGTAAAGTTCTGTTATTGGATGAACTCACAACATTCCTAGATGAAACTGACCAG GTTGGCGTTATCAAAGCTGTTAGAAACTGTCTGGATACTTCTGAAGAAGTTACAGCATTATGGGTCACCCATCGTTTGGAAGAACTAGAGTATGCAGATGGTGCAATctacatggaagatggaaaggtAGTCATGCATGGAGATGCAGCAAGCATAAGACGTTTCATCGAAGCCAGACAATCTGCTTATATTAACCAGATTAATTCTTAA
- the LOC131638427 gene encoding F-box/kelch-repeat protein At3g23880-like yields the protein MAPCSENNVVSSLPTTEEPTLTGALPTLPFELVEEILCRLPRCWCPMFSTLSVSECPCRVVSRCPCRSLCFILPSLYSFGYDHTNDVYKVVAISFLNHSEKVVNVYTLGTDYWRRIKDFAYYPMLAPGVFVSGAVNWFAYDVSSGSYSIIVSLDLKNESYQNLPRPNLEKGYFTLGVLRDCLSIFANNDVFLNIWVMKEFGNKESWTKLYGVPYVEIPGVVHYYTKVVYISEDDQVLFDGYEWRNLNLKLAVYNAKTGTFEIPEIPNLNKMEPRVYTESLISPCS from the exons ATGGCGCCATGCAGCGAGAACAACGTCGTTTCTTCTTTGCCAACCACAGAGGAACCAACCTTGACCGGAGCCCTACCTACTCTTCCGTTTGAACTTGTGGAAGAAATACTATGTAGACTACCT CGGTGTTGGTGTCCTATGTTTTCAACATTATCTGTGTCGGAGTGTCCGTGTCGTGTCGTGTCCCGGTGTCCGTGTCGGAGTCTGTGCTTCATACTTCCTTCTTTATACAGCTTTGGATATGACCATACCAATGATGTTTACAAGGTTGTTGCTATTTCTTTCCTTAACCATTCAGAAAAAGTAGTTAATGTTTATACTTTGGGTACGGACTATTGGAGGAGGATTAAGGACTTTGCATATTATCCAATGCTTGCACCAGGAGTATTTGTGAGCGGCGCTGTTAATTGGTTTGCATATGATGTTTCGAGTGGTTCTTATAGTATCATTGTTTCTCTTGATTTGAAGAATGAGTCGTATCAAAACCTTCCTCGGCCGAATTTGGAGAAGGGTTATTTCACTTTGGGGGTGTTAAGGGATTGCTTGAGCATCTTTGCAAACaatgatgtgtttttgaatatttgGGTTATGAAAGAATTTGGAAATAAAGAGTCTTGGACTAAATTGTATGGTGTTCCTTACGTGGAAATTCCGGGTGTTGTTCATTACTATACCAAGGTTGTATATATTTCGGAGGATGATCAAGTGCTATTCGATGGTTATGAGTGGAGGAATCTCAATTTGAAGTTGGCTGTTTACAATGCGAAAACAGGTACTTTTGAGATTCCTGAGATTCCAAACCTCAATAAGATGGAGCCAAGAGTCTACACTGAGAGTTTGATATCACCATGTTCTTAA
- the LOC131638410 gene encoding probable gamma-secretase subunit PEN-2, with the protein MDPSQSHTNNPNPNPLASSVPVWPTIDGSLGLSEEESVKYARRFYKFGFALLPLLWAVNCFYFWPVIRHSHSFPRIRPYVVGSAVGFTLFSAVLCSWALTFSIGGERLFGPVWDQLVMYNLADRLGLAGWS; encoded by the exons ATGGATCCGTCACAGTCACACACCAACAATCCGAATCCGAATCCGCTGGCTTCATCGGTGCCGGTTTGGCCGACGATCGACGGTTCACTAGGTCTGTCGGAGGAAGAATCAGTGAAGTACGCTCGAAGATTCTACAAATTCGGTTTCgcacttcttcctcttctttgggCCGTCAATTGCTTCTACTTCTGGCCTGTTATTCGCCACTCCCACTCCTTCCCTCGCATTCGCCCAT ATGTTGTTGGGTCTGCAGTTGGGTTTACTCTTTTCTCGGCAGTTCTTTGTTCTTGGGCGCTTACATTTTCCATTGGAGGGGAACGCCTCTTTGGCCCTGTGTGGGATCAGTTGGTTATGTACAATCTTGCTGATAGGTTAGGCTTAGCAGGTTGGAGCTAG
- the LOC131638412 gene encoding probable polygalacturonase, whose amino-acid sequence MESEKTTTLNLIFGPYTRPSYPILLLIFTFLAILSLQFSSRSLFPLSILLSQSPQHSLDPTTCSSFFHEVPPRKIIKSIVDFGGVGDGKTSNTQSFRNAIRYMQRFQNKGGSQLNIPAGTWLTGSFNLTSDFTLFLHHGAVILGSQDPKEWPIIEPLPSYGRGRERLGGRHISLIHGNGVRNVVITGENGTVDGQGRMWWELWWNRTLEHTRGHLLELMNSENVLVSNLTFRDSPFWTIHPVYCSNVVIKGMTILAPLNAPNTDGIDPDSSTNVCIEDNYIESGDDLVAIKSGWDQYGINMAKPSTNIIVRRVSGTTPTCSGVGIGSEMSGGISNIIIENLHVWNSAAGVRIKSDNGRGGYVTNVSISNIRMERVKIPIRFSRGSNDHPDDGWDSKAVPRFKNISISNVVSVNSTKAPVLEGVKGSSFEGLCFKNITLLGVALSAKWRCEYVAGFANGVFPVPCPELQNNGTSSWC is encoded by the exons ATGGAATCGGAGAAAACAACCACTCTCAATCTCATCTTCGGACCCTACACCAGACCTTCATACCCAATCCTCCTTCTCATCTTCACCTTCCTCGCCATCCTCTCTCTCCAATTCTCCTCCCGCTCTCTCTTCCCCCTCTCAATCCTCCTCTCCCAATCGCCACAGCACTCCCTCGATCCCACCACATGCTCTTCTTTCTTTCACGAAGTTCCTCCCAGAAAAATCATCAAGTCGATCGTTGATTTCGGCGGCGTAGGTGATGGCAAAACCTCCAACACCCAATCGTTTCGAAACGCGATTCGATACATGCAACGCTTTCAAAACAAAGGTGGGTCCCAGCTTAATATCCCCGCTGGAACGTGGCTTACTGGTAGCTTTAATCTCACCAGTGATTTCACGCTTTTTCTTCATCACGGTGCGGTTATTTTAGGTTCTCag GATCCAAAAGAATGGCCTATTATTGAACCTTTGCCATCTTATGGAAGGGGAAGAGAGAGGTTAGGAGGAAGACACATTAGTCTTATACATGGGAATGGAGTCCGTAATGTTGTAATCACAG gAGAAAATGGAACAGTTGATGGTCAAGGGAGGATGTGGTGGGAGCTTTGGTGGAACAGAACATTGGAACACACAAGAGGCCACCTCCTTGAACTCATGAACTCAGAAAATGTTTTAGTTTCAAACCTCACCTTTAGAGATTCTCCTTTCTGGACCATCCATCCTGTTTACTGCAG TAATGTTGTGATCAAAGGGATGACAATCTTGGCCCCTCTTAATGCCCCAAATACTGATGGCATAGACCCAG ACTCGAGTACCAACGTGTGTATTGAAGATAACTACATAGAAAGTGGGGATGATCTTGTAGCCATCAAGAGTGGTTGGGATCAATATGGAATCAACATGGCTAAGCCTAGCACAAACATCATAGTTAGAAGAGTTTCAGGCACTACCCCAACTTGCTCTGGAGTAGGAATAGGTAGTGAGATGTCAGGTGGAATTTCAAATATTATAATTGAGAATTTGCATGTGTGGAACTCTGCAGCCGGTGTTCGTATAAAATCTGATAATGGCAGAGGGGGGTATGTAACAAATGTGAGTATAAGCAATATAAGAATGGAGAGAGTGAAGATACCAATTAGGTTTAGTAGAGGTTCAAATGATCATCCTGATGATGGATGGGATTCAAAAGCTGTACCtagatttaaaaatatttcaatcaGCAATGTGGTCAGTGTAAATTCAACAAAAGCTCCGGTTCTGGAAGGTGTAAAGGGTTCATCATTTGAAGGCCTGTGCTTCAAAAATATTACTCTTCTTGGTGTAGCCTTATCTGCTAAATGGCGCTGTGAATATGTCGCTGGTTTTGCTAATGGCGTGTTCCCTGTTCCGTGTCCTGAGTTGCAGAACAATGGCACTTCATCATGGTGTTGA
- the LOC131638413 gene encoding germin-like protein subfamily 3 member 4: MKMKSYSSFFFMFLIAAFSSIQVSLADCDNLQDTCPTSEKKTAFIDGLSCNNPANKSAHDFKTMELSKAGSRDTFGSSVNIVTASKFPGLNTLGISIGRTDIEADGIVNLHNHPRASEMIFVNGGVLEVGFLDTQNKLFQKALKEGDVFVLPKGLFHYFLNRGVEVATVFSVFNSQNPGFQSLTPKPSISESVEKIKRKLISLSELELDSVNDSSLAVSEIIYS, translated from the coding sequence ATGAAGAtgaaatcctattcttcatttttcttcatgtTCCTCATTGCAGCCTTTAGCAGCATACAGGTAAGCTTAGCAGACTGTGATAATCTACAGGACACATGCCCCACATCAGAAAAAAAGACAGCATTCATCGATGGCCTCTCCTGCAATAACCCAGCTAACAAATCTGCTCATGATTTCAAGACCATGGAATTAAGCAAAGCTGGTTCGAGAGACACGTTTGGTTCATCAGTCAACATTGTCACTGCTTCAAAGTTCCCTGGCCTCAACACTCTTGGGATCTCAATTGGTAGAACGGACATTGAAGCGGATGGAATTGTGAACCTCCATAATCATCCAAGAGCTAGCGAGATGATCTTTGTTAATGGAGGTGTATTAGAAGTTGGGTTTCTCGATACACAAAATAAGCTTTTTCAGAAGGCTTTGAAGGAAGGTGATGTGTTTGTGCTCCCTAAGGGCTTATTCCATTACTTTCTAAATCGTGGTGTAGAAGTTGCAACTGTGTTCTCTGTGTTTAATAGCCAAAATCCAGGGTTCCAATCTCTTACACCCAAACCTTCCATTTCTGAATCAGTTGAGAAGATAAAGAGGAAGCTTATATCACTTTCTGAATTAGAGCTTGATAGTGTAAATGACTCGAGTTTGGCTGTGTCGGAGATTATTTACAGTTAG
- the LOC131638421 gene encoding NAD(P)H-quinone oxidoreductase subunit O, chloroplastic-like has protein sequence MAFCVNLCYYTSFPSLSHFSKTLRRKHGHCSFPLIRAAQAGEPGGSSQPQTKSDASTSSSQSSTPAPKALPKKPVYSMKKGQIVRVDKEKYLSSVNYLSVGHPPYYKGLDYIYQDRGEVLDMRIFETGEYALIAWVGIPTAPAWLPTYMLIKSEKLNYERL, from the exons ATGGCTTTCTGTGTGAATCTCTGCTACTACACTTCCTTCCCTTCTCTTTCACATTTTTCAAAAACATTGAGAAGGAAACATGGCCATTGTTCTTTCCCGTTGATTCGTGCAGCTCAAGCCGGTGAACCGGGTGGCAGTTCACAGCCACAGACTAAGAGTGATGCTTCCACATCCTCGTCTCAGTCTTCAACTCCTGCCCCTAAGGCTCTTCCCAAGAAACCTGTTTATTCCA TGAAGAAAGGTCAGATTGTGAGAGTGGACAAGGAGAAATATCTCAGTAGCGTCAAT TATCTTTCTGTTGGACACCCACCTTATTACAAAGGATTGGACTACATTTATCAAGACCGTGGCGAG GTTCTGGATATGCGAATATTTGAAACAGGAGAGTATGCACTT ATTGCATGGGTAGGAATCCCAACAGCTCCAGCTTGGCTTCCTACATACATGCTTATCAAG TCAGAGAAGCTCAATTATGAGAGGCTATAA
- the LOC131638409 gene encoding GDP-mannose transporter GONST1-like: protein MKSSSDGEPDEENGKLLEKSKEKGSRNGRVVKVHNQALLSGLAYCLSSCGMILVNKIVLSSYDFNAGISLMVYQNLISVIIVSVLSLLGLISTEPLTWKLIRVWFPVNVIFVGMLITSMFSLKYINVAMVTVLKNVTNVITAVGEMYLFKKQHEGRVWAALFLMIISAITGGITDLSFNATGYVWQTLNCFLTASYSLTLRRVMDTAKQYTKSGNLNEFSMVLLNNTLSLPLGIFLILVFSEVDYLLSTPLLRLPSFWLVVTFSGILGLAISFTSMWFLHQTGATTYSLVGSLNKIPLSIAGIFLFKVPTSLENSASILFGLLAGVLFARAKIRERSQT from the exons ATGAAGTCTTCTTCGGATGGTGAACCTGACGAAGAAAACGGAAAGTTGCTGGAAAAGAGCAAAGAGAAAGGCTCGAGAAATGGAAGGGTTGTTAAAGTGCATAATCAAGCGTTATTATCTGGACTTGCTTATTGTCTTTCCTCTTGTGGAATGATTTTAGTTAACAAAATTGTACTTTCTAGTTATGATTTTAATGCTGGAATTTCTTTGATGGTTTATCAg AATTTGATTTCGGTGATTATTGTTTCTGTGTTGAGTCTTCTGGGTTTAATCTCAACTGAACCACTCACATGGAAATTGATTAGAGTCTGGTTTCCTGTCAATGTTATATTTGTTGGAATGCTAATTACAAGCATGTTTAG TTTGAAATACATTAATGTAGCTATGGTGACAGTCTTGAAGAATGTTACGAATGTCATAACCGCCGTTGGTGAAATGTACTTGTTCAAGAAGCAGCACGAAGGCAGAGTCTGGGCCGCTCTATTTCTAATG ATCATTTCAGCAATAACTGGAGGGATTACTGATCTCTCTTTCAATGCAACTGGCTATGTGTGGCAGACACTAAACTGTTTCTTAACTGCATCATATTCT CTGACCCTACGAAGGGTCATGGATACGGCAAAGCAATATACAAAATCTGGAAATTTAAATGAGTTTTCAATGGTCTTGTTGAACAACACTCTTTCTTTGCCTCtgggaatttttctgattttAGTATTCAGTGAGGTGGATTATCTCCTAAGCAC GCCTCTTCTAAGATTGCCTAGCTTTTGGCTAGTGGTAACATTCAGTGGAATTTTGGGCCTAGCAATTAGCTTCACATCGATGTGGTTTCTTCATCAGACAGGGGCTACAACTTACAG TCTTGTAGGTTCACTGAATAAGATACCACTTTCAATTGCTGGCATCTTTCTGTTTAAAGTTCCTACTAGTTTGGAAAACTCTGCGAGCATTTTATTTG GTCTTTTGGCAGGAGTACTTTTTGCGAGAGCCAAAATTCGTGAGAGATCTCAAACTTGA